CAATGCAATAGCCTAACTGAGGCTCCGTTTGTTTTGCGATATTTTCGTGGAAAATATTTTTCGCATTTTCTAGCATTTGGAGCACTCAAGAAAATGAgtgaatagaaaatattttcttagtCAAATAGAAAACTAAGCCATTTTTAAAATGCAAAAACACTTGTACATGCAACATAAACATATACTATTAATTTAACGTACAACCAAACaatggaaaatattttcatggaaaacATTTTCCCATGAAATATTTTCCTAGAAGACATTTTACATATACAAGTTATTTTATGTGAAACAAACGGAGCCTGAGATTGACATGAAGCACCTAAGATGCATAATGGTTATTATTAGATCATCAGAAGTGcaattagaaaaaatttttattttttagtttataTCAATCAAGCATGTAAAACAAAAAGCTCCGCAATTAACATTTAATAAAAAGTGCTgttctttttccctttttttgaCTGAAGTCAGAAAGTGAAGGGCATAAATACGAGAGAAAGGAAGTATCAATAAAATTGAGAAAATGAATGTTAATACCTAAACCGTGACAGACCAGAACAGGCAAGGATGCTGCATGCCTTGCAGCTTCATGTGATCCTTCCATGCGGCTCCTCAAAGTCCTGCAAGAAAATGGCAGTTTTCTGAATAAATTGCTTAACCACAAAGAATACAAGCACATCCATTATCCATATATTTAATCTGTGCATAAATGTGCTTATTCACATCTTGAACTCAAAATCCATACCTTGCGCATGGAAGCCAGCCACTTAGACCAACAACTGCATTTAGGTTGACAGGATACAAATTTCCGTTTCCATATTGTCCTATAACACGGCATGTGGCTGAGTAGAGGGCAGTCGCAGCACCCATGCTGAAGCCACCAACACCAAGTTTGACTGGAAAATTGTGGTATATGAGTTACCATAGAACAAAAAAGTGTACTGAGCATCAACATGGTAATGAGCAGCACCCTTGATATAGAGATTTGTGATAAAATACAAGTTGAAAAGAAAGACATTAATCAGACAACAATATATCTAAGCAAGTAAAGAACACATTCTTCACAGGCATGGCATATGCCATCCTTCCATATTCTCATGCTATTAGCAAATTTCAAAATTCTTGAGAAGCAAAATTTCAGAAGTATCAATCAATTTTGTGGTGTTtacagcatcatactgctttttctAATGCCAGCAAAGTTCAAGGCAAACAAGACCATAATCATTAAGGAAAGTTGTGTCATAAATATTATTCTGTCATGAAAATGCTGTCAGATGAAGATGTCAACATAATCATAGAAGGGCATAGGAAAGCAAAATCATTCACTGAAATCTTGAAGCAACCTCATGCAACAGTTTACCAAAGAAATTGATTGTGCTCATTTGATTTAAATAAGAAGCACAAAATGCCAAATCACTCATCAATCAATTGTATGATACAATCCAAAAGAAATAGGAAACCCATAAAAGTATTCCCATCAGTTAGGAGACCCAGATAATTAGAGTTGCAAACCTGAAAAGTCTATCAAAGAAAATAACTTATTGATGTAGTACAACGAAAATAAGAATTGATAAATGGAAGGAAAAAAGGCTACCTGCGCCACTCTTATTTTTCAACAAATAGAAACACAAATCAAAGAGTAGAAATGGAAAATATTGCAATGTAATTAGCAAAATGGGGGTATAATGCAGTCAAGTTGAGTCAAAATAGAGTACTACTTAAACTCAACTTGATTAGAAATCTCAAAGCTTGAAATTTGACTCAAACTTTAAGTTTTATTCTTCATACTCAAACTAGAGTATTTTGAACTCCAATTGATAGGATATTCGAAACACTCTAGTTTTGGCTAATGACCCTTCACCTTACCAGTTCAAAAGCTGGGCCAGTTTTGAAAACCTTGCCATTTACCCCCTAGGCAAAACTCTTGAATTGACACATTATGCAGGATTAGCATGTAGTACCTTTGATATGGTAAAACTACTTTATGTATACCACATGTGTTATGTAAGCCTACATCAAGAGGCTTAAAAATTCTAAGCCACTTACTATCAGCAGGTTCTGTTGACAAAAGATTGGCAACATGTGCAGCTGAAGCATCCAGGCCCTCCAAGTCATCAGGACCATCTTCTGAAATATCTCCCACATCAAACCCTGAAATAAATTACACAAGCTGTTTAGACTATTTCACTACAAGCACAATAGATAAAGGTATACAATTAGAGTATTAAGTTCTTTTTAACTAGATATGAAGAAAAAATTAGCTGGTTGTGACGTTAGGCTATAGCAACTGGCAAGATAAGTATTAAAGGTTGCGGCCATCTAAAATTTTATTACAGTTATGATTTTAACCAGAAGACAGATCCACCAATGAGTTCTTACAAGCAGTGCATGGAAATCCACCAAATATTGCTACTGGTCTTGTTGGAGCAGTTGGGCAAATCCATTTAATCTGCAATAAAAGccatcagagcaggtcatctctCCATTAAGTGGCAACATATCCTCCTACGACTAGGGCAACAAGACTAGGAGAATACATTGTGAGGTGACTATTAACCAATGCATGTTTTGTGCACAAACATGTAGAAACTACTTAGCATTTTTATTAACAATCACCCTTACATTTGGAAGAGGAAGGGTTTCCAGGAGCTGGGACCAGCTGCATCACAAAGCAAAAATGGGGAAATATATCAGTCACTATAAAATTTACCCTTGAAACCGCTTAAACAACAAATCAGTCGGTAAAGGGTTCAAAACATTTCAAGAAACTATGTTATAACTTCAGAAATTCCTTCTAACTCTGGGGACCACACTCAAAGTTAAGCACCAGTTCTTAGCAGCAATGTCAcagataataaaatataaaatcctAAATGTGCCATCTTAGTTTGCCTTAACTGTATTCCAAGAAACAGAAAATTAAATACTTAAGCTTAAATATTATATCACTTGGAAATAATATAACTTTCTCTGCAAATTGAAAGGCCAATCAAGCTAGTGAAAGAGTGGTCCCCTATTCTACACCTTGGCATCTCCAGATTTGGATTCCAGGCTGCTACAAAATAGCTCAGATCAATAAAGAGGATGAGAGAAAATGACAAGTAATCACATTTTATACCACTCATAGTATGTTGCTCTCTTCCATCCAATCAACATGATAAGAATCTTCTAGAAAAAAAAACATAGTTCAAGAAGTTAATTTAACACAAATTTCTCCACCAGAAGAGGACAAGACATTGACTTTGTATACTCCTTTTCTTTAGTCTAAACAAGTCTATCATCCTTAATTAAGGCAGATActcaagatttaaaaaaaaatcttgcaaAATGTAGAATTTCAGCAAATGCTTCTTGCAAAATAGGAACAAGTAGATTAAAACAGAAGAATGTTAATATCACAAATTCTCAATTTCGATCATTTTCAACTCATTTACATCCACAAAAACCATAAATAACAGAAGGCGCTATAATCATCTACCACTGTGCTTTAACAAACCAGCTTAAAATACATGACTCTTTGCCAAGCTTCAAATGGAAACCAGGCAGAAAAGAATTCACAaagcaaaaaaagaaaaaaaaaaaaacgatgcAAGAAAAATAAAGCTAACATCAATACCTTGAGCCCTTGTCACCAAGACCGTGCAGCCAAACTATGGTAGCCTGGTGTTGTCCTTTAGGCCTGACCACATGGGTCCTTCCAAACTCAAATGTCTTCATAGTACTTCTACTACCTAAAATGTCACAATCAAAGGCTTCAAAAATTAGTAATGGATACATATACCTCATAGACATCGGTGAACACAAGACTGGAATGGCAATGACGACTAACCAGAACCACTAGTGGTTGTGTTGCTCATTATACACAACCAAATTATTCAGACTTCGCAGACTACTTGATTATTGATGAACGGTTTAAGCCGAGTTCCTGCGATGAAGAAATCAAAATTGAGCATCCC
The sequence above is a segment of the Hevea brasiliensis isolate MT/VB/25A 57/8 chromosome 11, ASM3005281v1, whole genome shotgun sequence genome. Coding sequences within it:
- the LOC110657860 gene encoding uncharacterized protein LOC110657860; translation: MSNTTTSGSGSRSTMKTFEFGRTHVVRPKGQHQATIVWLHGLGDKGSSWSQLLETLPLPNIKWICPTAPTRPVAIFGGFPCTAWFDVGDISEDGPDDLEGLDASAAHVANLLSTEPADIKLGVGGFSMGAATALYSATCRVIGQYGNGNLYPVNLNAVVGLSGWLPCARTLRSRMEGSHEAARHAASLPVLVCHGLGDDVVAYKHGEKSAQTLNSAGFRNLTFKAYNGLGHYTVPEETDEVCNWLTARLRLEGSYS